A region of Drosophila suzukii chromosome 2L, CBGP_Dsuzu_IsoJpt1.0, whole genome shotgun sequence DNA encodes the following proteins:
- the LOC139352197 gene encoding probable serine/threonine-protein kinase clkA, with translation MPNNNVHKCSNHYHCDNNFYKYFYYYHPTMPSIFVNKCFNHFRCDNNFYKCFHYTYPKMPSYNIYNSFNHFHCDNIFHKYSYYFDKCSNYFYTKMPNNNVHKCPNHFHCDNNFHKYSWYFYPKMPNNNVHKCSNHYHCDNFYKYSYYFHPTMPSINFNNCSNHFHYDNNFYNCSYYIYPKMPSNNFHNSLNHFHCDNIVHKYSYYFHTKMPSYNVHKCSNHYHCDNNFHKYSYYFHTTMPSINVNNCSDHFHYDNNFHKCSYYFYPKKPSDHVHNSSNHIHCDYSFDKCSNYFYTKMPNNNDHKCSNHFHKYF, from the exons ATGCCAAATAACAACGTCCACAAGTGCTCCAACCACTACCACTGCGACAACAACTTCTACAAGTACTTCTACTACTACCACCCCACGATGCCCAGTATCTTCGTCAACAAGTGCTTCAACCACTTCCGCTGCGACAACAACTTCTACAAGTGTTTCCACTACACCTACCCCAAGATGCCCAGTTACAACATCTACAATTCCTTTAACCACTTCCACTGCGACAACATCTTCCACAAGTACTCCTACTACTTC GACAAGTGTTCCAACTACTTCTACACCAAGATGCCCAACAACAACGTCCACAAGTGCCCAAACCACTTCCACTGCGACAACAACTTCCACAAGTACTCCTGGTACTTCTACCCAAAGATGCCCAACAACAACGTCCACAAGTGCTCCAACCACTACCACTGCGACAACTTCTACAAGTACTCCTACTACTTCCACCCCACGATGCCCAGTATCAACTTCAACAATTGCTCCAACCACTTCCACTACGACAACAACTTCTACAACTGTTCCTACTACATCTACCCCAAGATGCCCAGTAACAACTTCCACAATTCCCTCAACCACTTCCACTGCGACAATATCGTCCACAAGTACTCCTACTACTTCCACACCAAGATGCCCAGTTACAACGTCCACAAGTGCTCCAACCACTACCACTGCGACAACAACTTCCACAAGTACTCCTACTACTTCCACACCACGATGCCCAGTATCAACGTCAACAATTGCTCCGACCACTTCCACTACGACAACAACTTCCACAAGTGTTCCTACTACTTCTACCCCAAGAAGCCCAGTGACCACGTCCACAATTCCTCCAACCACATCCACTGCGACTACAGCTTCGACAAGTGTTCCAACTACTTCTACACCAAGATGCCCAATAACAACGACCACAAGTGCTCCAACCACTTCCACAAGTACTTCTAG
- the hoe2 gene encoding P protein produces the protein MGLRNTIRNLRPESPGIELQHRSPRTGCQHNQVAAVQVTEQSLQVWRALPAEIRHDPSMASFQMENERIHGSSLGATDDEDEDEYDEVDIKNVNRIQDEPGSSYAGSDFLDIKTRPGDENVTDDEATTHSDHEPTNGPGNAKSQARRIHHKSKRSKEQRQRDKLWKRGGLLLFWLLAAVVLISVGEKHLLEKTIDVPQGEQGKYFRLIQKPTGDFRLKIHGAFRELSTLDAPENETLSFGFLTVQPQVSTYIGENRSKVFQDVLPAWRLPLLSEEELVRSPASASNRTYQMTQELSDILDEKDSEFRLHIHSDVDTDLAIILNYNPLIVNARTGSILAGLILLIFYALLVWELFERTFVAMVCSILSVTALACFNDRPNMDEIIQWMDMELLTLLFCMMLLILILTETGVFDYLAVFCFEISGGKIWPMIYSLCLVTCLVSSVLDNMTTVLLLTPVAIRLCEVMQLDPLPAVMGIIVHANIGGALTPIGDPISIIVSTNHFIVDNDVTFPTFVAHTFPGVVLAVIQSCVYLRLFYHNIDALRLNEPKEMSELRREMKVWQRALNAVGSCSKDAQLVRGTLQGKVKQLKRTLRRLQKGVGSSEVYTNTLDELKQKYPIKNKTLLLQSAGALIFVIICFFIQSVPHWRTLPLGWVALLGMILLLIILNRDDMEHLLHRIEWTTLLFFAAMFVMMECVERLGIFSCIGELTEHVILSVGKNHRLAMAIFMILWMSALASSILDSIPVAAMMVKLVTSLVAKPSLGLPLQPLVWALTLGASMGGNGTLYGASANVIAAGIAEQHGYKLSFTRYLRTVFPMMLGQITLMTVYLLVAHVIFEWH, from the exons ATGGGTCTCCGGAATACAATAAGAAATCTGCGACCGGAAAGTCCCGGCATCGAGCTGCAGCACAGGAGTCCCAGGACCGGTTGCCAGCACAACCAGGTGGCCGCAGTCCAGGTCACCGAACAGTCGCTACAGGTATGGCGCGCACTGCCCGCCGAAATACGTCACGATCCCAGCATGGCCAGTTTTCAGATGGAGAACGAACGCATCCATG GTTCCTCCTTAGGAGCCACTGACGACGAGGATGAGGATGAATACGATGAGGTGGACATAAAGAATGTCAATCGAATTCAGGACGAGCCGGGATCCAGCTATGCTGGCTCCGACTTCCTGGATATCAAAACCCGGCCGGGTGATGAGAATGTCACCGATGACGAGGCCACCACCCATTCCGACCATGAACCGACCAATGGACCCGGCAATGCCAAGTCCCAGGCCCGCCGGATCCATCACAAATCCAAGCGCTCCAAGGAGCAGCGACAAAGGGACAAATTGTGGAAACGAGGAGGTCTGCTCCTCTTTTGGCTGCTGGCTGCCGTGGTGCTGATCTCTGTGGGTGAGAAGCATCTGCTGGAGAAGACCATCGATGTGCCGCAGGGCGAGCAGGGAAAGT ATTTTAGGTTGATCCAAAAACCCACAGGTGACTTTCGCTTGAAGATCCATGGGGCTTTTAGGGAGCTCTCCACGCTAGATGCCCCTGAAAACGAGACTTTGAGCTTTGGATTTCTGACTGTGCAGCCGCAGGTGTCCACTTACATTGGCGAGAATCGCAGCAAGGTGTTCCAG gATGTTCTCCCAGCTTGGCGTCTGCCTCTGCTCTCCGAAGAGGAGTTAGTACGTTCTCCGGCTTCGGCCAGTAATCGCACCTACCAAATGACCCAGGAACTCAGTGATATCCTGGACGAGAAGGACAGCGAGTTCCGTTTGCATATCCACAGCGATGTGGATACGGACTTGGCCATTATTCTCAACTACAATCCCTTGATAGTGAATGCCAGGACGGGCAGTATCCTGGCTGGTCTGATCCTGCTGATCTTCTATGCCCTGCTGGTGTGGGAACTGTTTGAAAGAACCTTTGTGGCCATGGTCTGTTCGATTCTTTCGGTGACAGCCTTAGCGTGTTTTAATG ATCGCCCCAATATGGATGAGATTATCCAATGGATGGACATGGAGTTACTTACTCTACTCTTTTGCATGATGCTGCTTATTTTAATACTGACGGAAACCGGCGTTTTCGACTACCTAGCTGTATTTTGTTTCGAGATTTCGGGTGGCAAGATATGGCCCATGATATATAGTCTGTGTTTGGTCACCTGCCTGGTCTCCAGTGTGCTGGATAATATGACAACTGTCCTACTCCTAACTCCTGTGGCCATCCGTTTATGTGAGGTGATGCAGTTGGATCCCCTGCCCGCGGTAATGGGCATTATAGTTCATGCCAATATCGGAGGAGCCCTAACGCCCATCGGAGACCCTATCAGTATTATAGTCAGCACTAATCATTTCATTGTGGATAAT GATGTCACCTTCCCCACCTTTGTTGCCCACACATTCCCCGGTGTCGTTCTTGCTGTTATCCAAAGTTGCGTATATCTACGCCTTTTCTATCACAATATCGATGCACTGCGTCTCAATGAGCCCAAGGAGATGAGTGAGCTTAGGAGGGAGATGAAGGTGTGGCAAAGAGCCCTGAATGCAGTGGGCTCCTGTTCCAAGGATGCGCAATTGGTAAGAGGAACGCTTCAAGGTAAAGTTAAGCAGCTCAAAAGGACTCTTAGAAGATTGCAAAAGGGTGTGGGATCCTCGGAGGTCTATACGAACACATTGGATGAACTCAAACAGAAG TACCCCATCAAAAACAAGACGCTGCTCCTGCAATCTGCTGGAGCCCTTATCTTCGTTATAATCTGCTTCTTTATCCAATCCGTGCCGCATTGGAGGACCCTGCCCCTTGGCTGGGTGGCTCTGCTGGGCATGATCCTGCTGTTGATTATCCTGAATCGCGATGACATGGAGCACCTGCTGCACCGCATCGAATGGACCACACTGCTCTTCTTCGCCGCCATGTTCGTGATGATGGAGTGCGTGGAGCGACTGGGCATCTTCTCGTGCATCGGAGAGCTCACCGAGCATGTGATCCTTTCGGTGGGCAAGAATCATCGCCTGGCCATGGCCATCTTTATGATACTGTGGATGTCGGCGCTGGCCTCCTCTATACTGGATAGTATTCCGGTGGCTGCCATGATGGTGAAGTTGGTCACCTCGCTGGTAGCTAAGCCATCTCTCGGATTGCCACTCCAACCACTTGTTTGGGCTCTCACCCTGGGCGCTTCGATGGGTGGGAATGGAACCCTTTATGGAGCATCGGCCAATGTCATTGCAGCCGGAATTGCCGAGCAACATGGCTATAAGCTCTCATTCACCCGGTACTTGAGGACCGTTTTTCCCATGATGCTGGGACAGATTACCCTGATGACTGTCTATCTACTCGTGGCCCACGTTATATTTGAGTGGCATTGA